One Pecten maximus chromosome 16, xPecMax1.1, whole genome shotgun sequence DNA window includes the following coding sequences:
- the LOC117314615 gene encoding uncharacterized protein K02A2.6-like encodes MVQDIEGSDAIVDDILVWGANMKEHDERLKRVLGRVREYNLTLSKDKCQFRKDRVTYVGHELSDKGVKPDPEKVRAVQEMDPPRNKEELMTFLGFLQYLGKFLPSMSEKSAPLRQLLQKDIAWHWEEEHMKCFETLKDLVIKAPVLRYYDKNKELVLTVDASSKGLGAALVQEGQPIAFASRALTTCQQNYAQIEKETLAIAFGCTKFHQYVFGRHVLVESDHKPLQSIFTKPLFQAPPRLQRILLTLQKYDLKVSYKPGKEMFLADTLSRAFLKESNEDLVPDIAVNEVHLLSYLPVSPEKLQEFRKATAEDVELQQLQKVVLDGWPDRRDQISLNIRQYWDSQDEISCVDGLLFKGHKLVVPRTLRPEMLKIIHSSHLGIVKCKSRARDTLFWPGMSSEVEDVVSKCSVCAQHINRNPKEPLVETEIPNRPWSIVSADIFEYKGQNYLLSVDHYSKWPEVAKLDNMSSNNTIQYIKSQCSRYGIMDKLITDNGPQFASAEFNEFTKQYGIQHETSSPHYAQSNGQAERCVQTVKNLLRKADNGDPYKALLVYRNTAIEDMKLSPAQMFLGRRLKSDLPTTAPLLSPGVIQPNDLKSHMKARRVKQKFYYDRHSGPALKPLNPGDNVIMQKTQHKQWIPATVSQKHHNPRSYIVETSTGSKYRRNRKYLRLTKAEFPNMNCDDEPFIPTVNPPQQGTVVKPDNQQPSTSDNNQENANPPMSQFGQSTPQKTRSGRIVVPNRKYRDYVT; translated from the coding sequence ATGGTACAGGATATCGAGGGCAGTGACGCAATAGTGGACGATATACTTGTCTGGGGAGCCAACATGAAGGAGCACGACGAGAGGCTGAAACGAGTTCTCGGACGCGTGCGAGAGTACAACCTTACACTGAGCAAGGATAAATGTCAGTTCAGGAAGGACCGCGTAACTTACGTTGGACATGAACTCTCAGATAAAGGTGTAAAACCTGACCCAGAGAAAGTACGAGCAGTCCAGGAAATGGACCCACCGAGAAATAAAGAAGAACTCATGACTTTCCTCGGATTTCTGCAGTACTTGGGAAAGTTTCTTCCCAGTATGTCGGAAAAATCTGCACCTCTACGCCAACTACTGCAAAAGGACATAGCATGGCACTGGGAAGAGGAACACATGAAGTGTTTTGAAACACTGAAGGATCTTGTTATCAAAGCGCCAGTTCTGCGTTACtatgataaaaataaagaacTTGTACTGACAGTAGACGCTAGCTCAAAGGGACTTGGTGCAGCATTAGTCCAGGAAGGACAACCCATAGCATTTGCCTCGAGGGCATTAACCACATGTCAGCAGAACTATGCGCAAATTGAGAAGGAGACATTGGCTATCGCCTTTGGTTGCACAAAATTTCATCAGTACGTGTTTGGCAGACATGTCCTAGTAGAGAGTGACCACAAACCATTGCAGTCAATATTCACGAAGCCACTCTTCCAGGCCCCGCCTCGTCTTCAAAGGATACTGCTGACGTTGCAGAAATATGACCTGAAAGTGTCTTATAAACCAGGAAAGGAAATGTTCCTAGCGGATACATTAAGCCGTGCATTTCTGAAGGAGTCCAACGAGGACTTAGTTCCGGATATTGCGGTGAATGAGGTACACCTATTATCGTACTTGCCTGTGTCACCAGAGAAGTTACAGGAATTCCGCAAAGCTACAGCTGAAGATGTAGAGTTACAACAACTTCAGAAAGTTGTTTTGGACGGTTGGCCGGACAGGAGGGAtcaaatatcattaaatattagACAATATTGGGATAGTCAGGATGAGATATCTTGTGTGGACGGCTTACTGTTTAAAGGACACAAACTTGTAGTTCCCAGAACCCTACGTCCGGAGATGTTGAAAATCATTCACAGCTCGCATCTTGGAATTGTCAAATGTAAGTCACGAGCAAGGGATACATTATTCTGGCCAGGCATGTCTTCAGAAGTAGAAGATGTCGTCTCAAAATGTTCAGTTTGTGCACAGCACATCAACCGGAACCCGAAAGAACCCCTGGTGGAAACAGAAATTCCTAATAGGCCCTGGTCAATAGTGTCAGCAGACATATTCGAGTACAAGGGACAAAACTACCTGTTATCCGTTGACCATTACTCGAAATGGCCGGAAGTAGCAAAACTTGACAACATGAGTAGTAACAATACCATTCAGTATATCAAGAGTCAGTGTTCCAGATATGGAATAATGGACAAATTAATTACGGACAATGGCCCGCAATTTGCAAGTGCAGAATTCAACGAGTTCACAAAACAGTATGGAATTCAACATGAAACCTCCAGCCCTCACTATGCACAGTCTAATGGACAGGCTGAACGTTGTGTACAAACCGTGAAGAATCTTCTTCGTAAAGCTGACAATGGTGATCCATACAAAGCCTTGTTAGTATACAGAAACACAGCTATTGAGGACATGAAACTTTCTCCTGCGCAAATGTTTCTGGGCAGACGCTTAAAGTCTGACTTACCAACGACTGCACCTCTTTTAAGTCCAGGTGTGATACAGCCAAATGACTTGAAATCGCATATGAAGGCAAGACGAGTAAAACAGAAGTTTTACTATGACCGACATAGTGGTCCAGCTCTTAAACCACTAAACCCAGGTGACAATGTTATCATGCAGAAAACACAACACAAGCAATGGATTCCAGCAACAGTTTCACAAAAACACCACAACCCAAGATCCTATATTGTGGAAACAAGCACCGGAAGTAAATACCGGAGAAACCGGAAATACCTTCGACTTACAAAGGCGGAGTTCCCCAATATGAATTGCGATGATGAGCCATTTATTCCAACAGTGAATCCGCCACAACAAGGAACAGTTGTAAAGCCTGATAATCAACAACCAAGCACCAGTGACAATAATCAGGAAAACGCGAATCCACCTATGTCACAATTTGGACAATCAACCCCACAGAAAACCAGATCGGGACGAATTGTTGTGCCAAACAGAAAATATCGTGATTATGTGACATAA